In a genomic window of Erigeron canadensis isolate Cc75 chromosome 5, C_canadensis_v1, whole genome shotgun sequence:
- the LOC122601388 gene encoding uncharacterized protein K02A2.6-like, with amino-acid sequence MLIGPDQKEYTYALRFKFETTNNEAEYEALLAGLRIAKDMKVRHIHVYVDSQLVAKQVQGEFEAKQSTIKKYLEKVHELINCFGSFEIEHIRRNQNQKADALSKLASLTFSHLAKDVLIEVLEDRSIEGKEVLATITEDLNNWITPIKEYLVSGLLLEDKNEARKIRIKAPQFKLMDGVLYKKASLTPWLRCVGPNEANMIITETHGGICGHHAGPRSIVAKILRLGYYWPTMHQDASATIQVCVNFQLHANVSRMPKQDMTSVISAWPFAQWRIDIVGPLPAALSGHRFLIVAIDYFTKWVEAKPLTEITGKNVEKFIFEHIICRFGVPHTIISDNGKQFLEGTFPDFCGWLKLQQNCTFVYHP; translated from the coding sequence ATGCTAATAGGACCTGATCAGAAGGAGTACACTTACGCGTTGCGGTTCAAGTTCGAGACAACGAACAACGAGGCGGAATACGAAGCATTATTAGCAGGGCTCCGGATAGCGAAGGACATGAAAGTCCGACACATACATGTATATGTAGACTCGCAGCTAGTAGCCAAACAAGTCCAAGGGGAGTTCGAAGCAAAACAatcaacaattaaaaaatatttagagAAAGTTCATGAATTGATAAACTGCTTCGGGTCATTCGAAATAGAACACATAAGGAGGAACCAGAACCAAAAAGCGGATGCGCTTAGCAAGCTGGCATCCCTAACATTTTCTCATCTAGCCAAAGACGTTCTGATAGAGGTCCTCGAAGACAGATCAATAGAAGGGAAGGAAGTACTAGCAACAATCACGGAAGACCTGAACAACTGGATAACACCTATAAAGGAATATCTAGTGAGTGGGCTCCTCCTAGAGGATAAGAACGAAGCTCGGAAAATAAGAATTAAAGCGCCTCAGTTCAAATTAATGGATGGAGTCCTGTACAAGAAAGCCTCCCTAACCCCATGGCTGAGGTGCGTTGGGCCAAACGAAGCAAACATGATAATAACAGAAACACACGGAGGGATCTGCGGACACCATGCTGGCCCAAGGTCGATAGTAGCGAAGATACTGCGACTCGGCTACTACTGGCCAACTATGCATCAGGATGCATCAGCAACGATACAAGTATGTGTAAATTTCCAACTACACGCAAATGTCAGTAGGATGCCCAAACAAGACATGACCTCCGTTATCTCAGCTTGGCCCTTCGCGCAATGGAGAATAGACATAGTGGGACCATTACCAGCAGCACTGTCAGGACACAGGTTTTTGATCGTCGCGATTGATTACTTCACCAAATGGGTAGAAGCAAAACCGCTGACGGAGATCACAGGGAAGAACGTTGAAAAATTCATCTTCGAGCATATAATTTGCCGATTCGGGGTGCCACACACCATCATCTCCGATAATGGGAAACAATTCTTGGAGGGCACATTCCCAGATTTCTGCGGTTGGTTAAAATTACAGCAAAATTGTACCTTCGTATATCATCCCTAA